In Mesorhizobium sp., one DNA window encodes the following:
- a CDS encoding DUF6691 family protein, translating into MSFVVNLALGLLFGIGLVVSGMSDPAKVLNFLDLAGSWDPSLAFVMGGAVIVAFFGYRLVLKRDGPVVGTKFRIPARTELEPRIFVGPAIFGFGWGLAGFCPGPALTALSLAAPGTLIFVPAMFAGMWLARIAGERSAEPAMG; encoded by the coding sequence ATGAGCTTCGTCGTCAATCTCGCGCTCGGCCTCCTGTTCGGCATCGGCCTGGTCGTCTCCGGCATGTCGGACCCGGCCAAGGTGCTCAACTTCCTCGATCTCGCCGGCAGCTGGGATCCGTCGCTCGCCTTCGTCATGGGCGGAGCGGTGATCGTGGCGTTTTTCGGCTACAGGCTGGTGCTCAAGCGCGACGGGCCGGTGGTCGGAACGAAATTCCGCATCCCGGCGCGGACGGAACTGGAGCCGCGCATCTTCGTCGGCCCTGCGATCTTCGGCTTCGGCTGGGGGCTCGCCGGCTTTTGCCCGGGGCCGGCGCTGACGGCGCTAAGCCTGGCGGCCCCGGGCACGCTCATCTTCGTGCCGGCGATGTTTGCCGGCATGTGGCTCGCCCGGATCGCCGGAGAACGTTCGGCCGAACCGGCGATGGGCTGA
- a CDS encoding DUF305 domain-containing protein, with amino-acid sequence MLTARTKIGALALIASLALSQSPAFAQMDHSKMGEMSAASTAYMEAMEKMDADMDAMHMTGKPGADFAMMMIPHHQSAIDMAKAYLASDEKDPELTKLSEEIIAAQEKEIAFIKDWLARKGK; translated from the coding sequence ATGCTCACCGCCAGGACGAAAATCGGCGCACTTGCGCTCATCGCCTCGCTCGCGCTGTCCCAATCGCCCGCATTCGCCCAGATGGACCATTCGAAGATGGGCGAGATGAGCGCGGCGTCGACCGCCTACATGGAGGCTATGGAGAAGATGGACGCCGACATGGATGCGATGCACATGACCGGCAAGCCCGGCGCCGATTTCGCGATGATGATGATCCCGCATCACCAGAGCGCCATCGACATGGCCAAAGCCTATCTCGCCAGCGACGAGAAAGACCCCGAACTGACGAAGCTGTCCGAGGAGATCATCGCCGCCCAGGAAAAGGAGATCGCCTTCATCAAGGACTGGCTGGCCAGAAAGGGCAAGTGA
- a CDS encoding trimethylamine methyltransferase family protein — translation MDVREQTVQPKRERAGRGARREQRSHGSRDLGRPFIVRNIPTYDILGEESLVRIEETADRILAEIGIEFRDDPVSLDHWRKAGASVDGVLVKFEPGMLREILKVAPPSFTQHARNPARSVEIGGKSVVFSPAYGSPFVMDLDKGRRYGTIEDFRNFVKLAQSSPWLHHSGGTICEPVDVPVNKRHLDMVYSHIRYSDRAFMGSVTAEARAEDSIEMARIVFGRDFVDENCVILGNVNVNSPLVWDATMTTALRAYARANQAAVVVPFILGGAMGPVTNAGAIAQAHAETMAGCALTQLERKGCPVIYGNFLSSMSLRSGSPTFGTPEPAIGSMVVGQLARRLNLPLRCSGNFTTSKLPDAQAMNEGTMSMLAAVQCGANFILHSAGFLDGLLSMSYEKFVMDADFCGALHTYLDGVRIDDNQLALDAFREVGPGSHFFGSQHTLANYETAFWDSEMADNEPFEKWEAAGSVDAATRANAKWKKMLAEYEAPPLDEGIDEALQDFIARRKASMDDAWY, via the coding sequence ATGGATGTGCGTGAACAGACGGTGCAGCCGAAACGCGAGCGGGCCGGGCGCGGGGCACGGCGCGAGCAGCGCAGCCACGGCTCGCGCGATCTCGGCCGGCCCTTTATCGTGCGCAATATCCCGACCTACGACATCCTGGGCGAAGAGAGCCTCGTCCGCATCGAAGAGACGGCCGACCGGATCCTGGCGGAGATCGGCATCGAATTCCGCGACGATCCCGTCTCGCTCGACCACTGGAGGAAGGCTGGCGCGTCGGTCGACGGCGTGCTGGTGAAGTTCGAGCCGGGCATGCTGCGCGAGATCCTGAAGGTCGCGCCGCCGAGCTTCACACAGCATGCGCGCAATCCGGCGCGGTCGGTCGAGATCGGCGGCAAGTCAGTGGTGTTCTCGCCGGCCTATGGCTCGCCTTTCGTGATGGACCTGGACAAGGGCCGCCGCTACGGCACGATCGAGGATTTCCGCAATTTCGTGAAGCTGGCGCAGTCCTCGCCCTGGCTGCATCATTCGGGCGGCACGATCTGCGAGCCGGTCGACGTGCCGGTGAACAAACGCCATCTCGACATGGTCTACAGCCACATCAGGTATTCCGACCGCGCCTTCATGGGCTCGGTGACGGCGGAAGCCAGAGCCGAGGACTCGATCGAGATGGCGCGGATCGTCTTCGGCCGCGATTTCGTCGACGAGAACTGCGTCATCCTCGGCAATGTCAACGTCAACTCGCCGCTGGTCTGGGACGCGACGATGACGACGGCGCTGCGCGCCTATGCGCGCGCCAACCAGGCGGCGGTGGTGGTGCCGTTCATCCTCGGCGGCGCGATGGGGCCGGTGACGAATGCCGGCGCCATCGCGCAGGCGCATGCCGAGACGATGGCCGGCTGCGCGCTCACTCAGCTGGAACGCAAGGGCTGCCCGGTGATCTACGGCAACTTCCTGTCGTCGATGTCGCTGCGCTCGGGCTCGCCGACCTTCGGCACGCCGGAGCCGGCGATCGGCTCGATGGTGGTGGGGCAGCTCGCGCGGCGGCTGAACCTGCCGCTCAGGTGCTCGGGCAATTTCACCACGTCGAAGCTGCCGGACGCGCAGGCGATGAACGAGGGCACGATGTCGATGCTGGCGGCGGTGCAGTGCGGGGCGAACTTCATCCTGCATTCGGCCGGTTTCCTCGACGGGCTCCTGTCCATGTCCTACGAGAAGTTCGTCATGGACGCCGATTTCTGCGGCGCGCTGCACACCTATCTCGACGGGGTGAGGATCGACGACAACCAGCTGGCGCTCGACGCCTTCCGCGAGGTCGGCCCAGGCAGCCATTTCTTCGGCTCGCAGCACACTCTGGCGAACTACGAGACCGCATTCTGGGATTCGGAGATGGCGGACAACGAGCCGTTCGAGAAATGGGAGGCGGCGGGCAGCGTGGATGCGGCCACCCGCGCCAATGCCAAGTGGAAGAAGATGCTGGCCGAATACGAAGCGCCGCCGCTCGACGAGGGGATCGACGAGGCGCTTCAGGATTTCATCGCCAGACGGAAGGCGTCGATGGACGATGCGTGGTATTGA
- a CDS encoding DUF3828 domain-containing protein produces MKRHLALAAFLSLACVPAFAGPASDLVRFFYVPVQWEADPQFRDRFTGPAKELFDLNDKMPEGEIGCIDFGPGIDAQDYDDATIKKTLKLSEEVSGDQATVTARFTLFPDHSEEAKREIQWVLAKEDGKWKIADIVSVTSGWKLSELECLPEG; encoded by the coding sequence ATGAAACGCCATCTCGCTCTTGCCGCTTTCCTCTCGCTCGCGTGCGTCCCCGCGTTCGCGGGACCGGCATCCGACCTGGTGCGCTTCTTCTACGTGCCGGTGCAGTGGGAGGCCGATCCGCAGTTCCGCGACCGCTTCACAGGGCCGGCGAAAGAACTGTTCGACCTCAACGACAAGATGCCCGAAGGCGAGATCGGCTGCATCGACTTCGGCCCGGGTATCGATGCGCAGGACTATGACGACGCCACCATCAAGAAGACGCTGAAGTTGTCGGAGGAGGTGAGCGGCGACCAGGCCACCGTGACCGCGAGATTTACCCTCTTCCCTGACCACTCCGAGGAAGCCAAGCGCGAGATTCAATGGGTGCTGGCGAAGGAAGACGGCAAATGGAAGATCGCCGACATCGTGTCCGTGACGAGCGGCTGGAAATTGAGCGAGCTGGAATGCCTGCCGGAGGGGTGA
- a CDS encoding mandelate racemase/muconate lactonizing enzyme family protein, protein MKITRIVATPVNIPLEKPLWWTGGHYPGTSKTIVEVETDEGIVGLGEAPSTDVVATIAAMGERLRGCDPIDIAGCESRCVPPWQIVQNTDDSSVVKAFGAIEIALWDIRGKLWNQPLYQLLGGAVRKDIAFTEYFGFRDGGESSPDEVADYCLRMREEHGSTFFEGKLIKGDPALELATVKAIREALGPSAMIRLDSNMQWSLTTARRLLRDLEPYDIRNYEDPVATFEEMAALRQHSAIPFSTHVPDIRRAVALGAPDYIVTNFAVLGGIGRAVRFIGACEAMGVGFWCYSGDAGIATAGYLHMTAAMPWITEPSQSLFRWQVGDVIEGGPFRQRDNVVRVPEGPGLGVMLDRTELARWHRHFVDNGPIDHFHDPAMPGRFRRLPLA, encoded by the coding sequence ATGAAGATCACCCGGATCGTCGCGACGCCGGTCAACATCCCGCTGGAGAAACCGCTCTGGTGGACCGGCGGCCACTATCCGGGCACCTCGAAGACGATCGTCGAGGTCGAGACTGACGAGGGAATCGTCGGGCTCGGTGAGGCACCTTCGACGGACGTGGTCGCGACGATCGCCGCGATGGGAGAACGGCTGAGAGGCTGCGATCCGATCGATATCGCCGGTTGCGAGAGCCGCTGCGTGCCGCCCTGGCAGATCGTCCAGAACACCGACGACTCTTCCGTGGTGAAGGCGTTCGGTGCGATCGAGATAGCGCTTTGGGACATACGGGGCAAGCTCTGGAACCAGCCGCTCTACCAGTTGCTCGGCGGCGCGGTGCGCAAGGACATTGCCTTCACCGAGTATTTCGGTTTCCGCGATGGCGGGGAAAGCTCGCCGGACGAGGTCGCCGACTACTGCCTCAGGATGCGCGAGGAGCACGGCTCGACCTTCTTCGAGGGCAAGCTGATCAAGGGCGATCCTGCGCTGGAACTGGCCACCGTGAAGGCGATACGCGAAGCGCTCGGCCCATCGGCAATGATCCGGCTCGATTCAAACATGCAATGGTCGCTGACGACCGCGCGACGCCTGCTGCGCGACCTCGAGCCCTACGACATCCGCAACTACGAGGATCCGGTCGCGACGTTCGAGGAGATGGCGGCGCTCAGGCAGCACTCGGCGATTCCGTTCTCGACGCATGTGCCCGACATCCGCCGCGCGGTCGCGCTCGGCGCACCGGACTACATCGTCACCAATTTCGCGGTATTGGGCGGGATCGGGCGGGCGGTGCGCTTCATCGGCGCCTGCGAGGCGATGGGCGTCGGCTTCTGGTGCTATTCCGGCGACGCTGGGATCGCGACGGCCGGCTATCTGCACATGACGGCGGCGATGCCGTGGATCACCGAGCCGTCGCAATCGCTGTTCCGCTGGCAGGTGGGCGACGTGATCGAGGGCGGACCGTTCCGGCAGAGGGACAACGTGGTTCGAGTGCCCGAGGGGCCGGGGCTGGGCGTCATGCTGGACAGGACGGAACTTGCGCGCTGGCACCGGCACTTCGTCGACAACGGGCCGATCGATCATTTCCACGACCCTGCGATGCCGGGGCGGTTCCGCAGGCTGCCGCTCGCGTGA
- a CDS encoding type II toxin-antitoxin system RelE/ParE family toxin, whose amino-acid sequence MKLRYTRTAQRDLDQILEYLTVESPSARRGFEERLRTVLRDALEFPAGGRSTSRRTVRIRNTSPYPYLVFYRVQKAELVVVRIIHGARSPRSMPARPR is encoded by the coding sequence GTGAAACTCCGATACACTCGAACAGCACAGCGTGATCTTGATCAGATTCTTGAATATCTAACCGTCGAGTCTCCGTCCGCTCGCAGAGGGTTTGAGGAGCGACTCCGAACAGTCCTGCGCGACGCTCTTGAATTTCCTGCCGGCGGTCGATCCACCAGCAGAAGAACCGTCCGAATACGGAACACGAGTCCATACCCCTATCTCGTATTTTATCGGGTACAGAAGGCCGAATTGGTCGTAGTTCGCATCATCCACGGCGCCCGCAGTCCGCGCTCGATGCCTGCGCGGCCGCGCTGA
- a CDS encoding NADH:flavin oxidoreductase — protein sequence MTASNDPLLQPYRLKHLTLKNRVMSTAHEPAYSEDGMPKQRYRLYHAEKAKGGMAMTMTAGSAIVSRDSPAAFGNLQAYRDEIVSWMRELVDACHEHDCKVMIQLTHLGRRTGWNKADWLPVLAPSPVREPAHRAFPKTAEDWDIERIVADYASAAQRMQAAGLDGIEFEAYGHLMDQFWSPATNTRDDEYGESLDNRLRFTHRVVDAVRAAVGPDFIVGIRMVADEELAAGLSREEGVEIARRLAGGGKVDFLNIIRGSIETDAALTNVIPITGMRSAPHLDFAGEVRAATKFPVFHAARIQDVATARHAIATGKLDMVGMTRAHLAEPHILEKVMAGEEHRIRPCVGATYCLDRIYEGGEALCIHNAATGREATIPHVITRTDGPLKHVVVIGAGPAGLEAARVTAERGHRVTVLEAAGQAGGQVRLAAQNPRRKELIGIVDWRVGELERLGVEVRYDAWAEAEDVLTLGPEMVIVATGGLPQNPPLEAGGDLVTSSWDIVSGSTKSAETVLVYDDNGSHAGMTAAEMAARGGATVELVSPERFFAPEMGGMNHVPYMKAFHETGVRITINTRLRSVRREGNTLVAVLGSDFAEGWREERRVDQVVVEHGTLPLDDLYLALKPKSKNRGAVDYEKLVGGGEVFPVRDAAAAFTLLRIGDAVASRNIHAAVYDGIRFGIRI from the coding sequence ATGACCGCCAGCAACGACCCGCTCCTCCAGCCCTACCGGCTCAAGCACCTGACGCTGAAGAACCGCGTCATGTCGACCGCCCACGAGCCGGCCTATTCGGAAGACGGGATGCCGAAGCAGCGCTACCGGCTCTACCACGCCGAGAAGGCGAAAGGCGGCATGGCGATGACGATGACGGCGGGCTCGGCGATCGTCTCGCGCGACAGCCCGGCGGCGTTCGGCAATTTGCAGGCCTATCGCGACGAGATCGTCTCCTGGATGCGCGAGCTGGTCGATGCGTGCCACGAGCACGACTGCAAGGTGATGATCCAGCTCACCCACCTCGGTCGACGCACCGGCTGGAACAAGGCCGACTGGCTGCCGGTGCTGGCACCTTCGCCGGTCAGGGAGCCGGCGCACCGGGCGTTTCCGAAGACGGCGGAAGACTGGGACATCGAGCGGATCGTAGCGGACTATGCGAGCGCTGCGCAGCGCATGCAGGCGGCCGGCCTCGATGGGATCGAGTTCGAGGCCTACGGCCACCTGATGGACCAGTTCTGGTCGCCGGCGACCAACACCCGCGACGACGAGTATGGCGAGTCGCTCGATAACCGGCTGCGCTTCACCCACCGGGTCGTGGACGCGGTGCGGGCGGCGGTCGGGCCGGACTTCATCGTAGGCATCCGCATGGTCGCCGACGAGGAACTCGCGGCGGGCCTTTCCAGAGAGGAAGGCGTGGAGATCGCGCGGCGGCTGGCGGGCGGCGGAAAGGTCGATTTTCTCAACATCATCCGCGGCTCGATCGAGACGGATGCTGCCCTGACCAATGTCATCCCGATCACCGGCATGCGCTCGGCGCCGCATCTCGATTTCGCGGGCGAGGTGAGGGCGGCGACGAAGTTTCCGGTGTTCCATGCGGCGCGCATCCAGGATGTGGCGACGGCGAGGCACGCGATCGCGACCGGCAAGCTCGACATGGTGGGAATGACGCGGGCGCATCTGGCCGAGCCGCATATCCTGGAGAAGGTGATGGCCGGCGAGGAGCACCGCATCCGTCCCTGCGTCGGCGCGACCTACTGCCTCGACCGAATCTACGAGGGCGGCGAGGCGTTGTGCATCCACAACGCGGCGACCGGGCGGGAAGCGACGATCCCGCATGTGATTACGCGGACGGACGGACCGCTGAAGCATGTCGTGGTGATCGGCGCCGGACCGGCGGGGCTGGAGGCGGCACGGGTGACGGCCGAGCGGGGGCATCGGGTGACGGTACTCGAGGCGGCCGGCCAGGCGGGCGGGCAAGTCCGGCTCGCAGCGCAGAACCCGCGCCGGAAGGAACTGATCGGCATCGTCGACTGGCGCGTCGGGGAGCTGGAACGGCTCGGCGTCGAAGTGAGATACGATGCATGGGCGGAAGCAGAGGACGTCCTGACGCTCGGGCCCGAGATGGTGATCGTCGCGACCGGCGGGCTGCCGCAGAACCCGCCGCTGGAGGCGGGCGGCGACCTGGTTACCTCGAGCTGGGACATCGTGTCGGGGTCGACGAAGTCGGCGGAAACAGTGCTCGTCTACGACGACAACGGTTCGCATGCCGGCATGACGGCGGCGGAGATGGCGGCGCGGGGGGGTGCTACGGTGGAACTCGTCTCGCCGGAGCGGTTCTTTGCGCCGGAAATGGGCGGCATGAACCACGTGCCCTACATGAAGGCTTTCCACGAGACGGGGGTCAGGATCACCATCAACACGCGGCTGAGATCCGTGCGGCGCGAGGGTAACACGCTTGTGGCCGTCCTCGGTTCGGACTTCGCGGAGGGCTGGCGCGAGGAGCGGCGGGTCGACCAGGTGGTGGTCGAGCACGGCACGCTGCCGCTGGACGATCTCTATCTGGCGCTGAAGCCCAAGTCCAAGAACCGCGGCGCGGTGGATTACGAGAAGCTGGTCGGCGGCGGGGAGGTGTTTCCGGTCAGGGATGCGGCGGCGGCCTTCACACTGCTGAGGATCGGCGACGCCGTGGCGAGCCGCAACATCCACGCCGCGGTCTATGACGGGATTAGGTTCGGGATAAGGATCTGA
- a CDS encoding trimethylamine methyltransferase family protein, which translates to MSEPRQRRRERVPKGQSAIPQLPRQRVRNPYPPMQMLSADQVEAIHDASMRILEEYGIEVMSARALSLFEAAGAEVDHATQTVRLDRGLVAERIATVPSAYALTPRNAENTVHLGGDTLNFTLVAGPPNVHDMERGRRAGNLADYRDFIRLAQHFNAITMLGNQVCAPVELPANNRHLDTYLANLTLSDKSFHVSAIGRGRALDGVRMMAISRGITLDQMREDPGVTTIISVNSPRRFDGEMAEGLMAMAEHGQSVAVTPFTLMGAMSPVTLAGALAQQNAEALFGVVLTQLVRRGAPVMYGAFTSNVDMKSGAPAFGTPENTKANVASGQLARRYSLPYRTTPGSASNAPDAQGAWETMMALWGAVLGHGNLIYHAAGWQEGGLTASFEKFVMDVEMIQHMTEFLKPIDVNEGELALDALGRVPTGGHFFGDEHTLARYATAFYQPILSNWQNFEAWQEAGSLDATARATRVWKKALEEYEQPAMEPDRLEALEAYVAKRKEEIGGGEP; encoded by the coding sequence ATGTCAGAACCCCGCCAGCGCCGCAGAGAGCGCGTTCCCAAGGGCCAGTCGGCCATTCCGCAACTGCCCCGCCAGCGGGTGCGCAATCCCTATCCGCCGATGCAGATGCTCTCGGCCGACCAGGTCGAGGCGATCCATGATGCGTCGATGCGGATCCTCGAAGAGTATGGCATCGAGGTGATGAGCGCCCGCGCGCTGTCGCTGTTCGAAGCGGCGGGTGCGGAGGTCGACCACGCGACGCAGACCGTGCGGCTCGACCGCGGGCTGGTGGCGGAGCGGATCGCGACCGTGCCGTCGGCCTATGCGCTGACGCCCCGCAATGCGGAAAACACGGTCCATCTCGGCGGCGACACGCTAAACTTCACGCTGGTGGCCGGCCCGCCCAACGTGCACGACATGGAGCGGGGCAGGCGCGCAGGAAACCTCGCCGACTACCGCGACTTCATCCGGTTGGCGCAGCATTTCAACGCGATCACCATGCTCGGCAACCAGGTCTGCGCGCCGGTGGAACTGCCGGCCAACAACCGCCATCTCGACACCTATCTCGCCAATCTCACGCTGTCGGACAAATCGTTCCACGTCTCGGCGATCGGGCGGGGCAGGGCGCTGGATGGCGTGCGCATGATGGCGATTTCGCGCGGGATCACGCTCGACCAGATGCGTGAGGATCCGGGTGTGACGACGATCATCTCGGTCAATTCGCCGCGCCGCTTCGACGGCGAGATGGCCGAGGGGCTGATGGCGATGGCCGAGCACGGCCAGTCGGTGGCGGTGACGCCGTTCACCCTGATGGGGGCGATGAGCCCGGTGACCTTGGCCGGTGCGCTGGCGCAGCAGAATGCCGAGGCGTTGTTCGGAGTGGTGCTGACGCAGCTGGTGCGGCGGGGTGCGCCAGTGATGTATGGCGCGTTCACGTCGAACGTCGACATGAAGTCGGGCGCGCCGGCCTTCGGCACGCCGGAGAACACCAAGGCGAACGTCGCGTCGGGGCAATTGGCGCGGCGCTATAGCCTGCCCTATCGCACGACGCCCGGCTCGGCCTCCAACGCGCCCGACGCGCAAGGGGCGTGGGAGACGATGATGGCGCTGTGGGGCGCGGTGCTCGGCCACGGCAACCTGATCTACCACGCCGCCGGCTGGCAGGAAGGCGGGTTGACCGCGTCGTTCGAGAAATTCGTCATGGACGTGGAGATGATCCAGCACATGACGGAGTTTCTGAAGCCGATCGACGTGAACGAAGGGGAACTCGCGCTCGATGCGCTGGGGCGGGTGCCGACCGGCGGCCACTTCTTCGGCGACGAGCACACGCTGGCGCGCTACGCGACAGCGTTCTACCAGCCGATCCTGTCGAACTGGCAGAATTTCGAGGCCTGGCAGGAAGCGGGGTCGCTGGATGCCACGGCGCGGGCGACGCGGGTCTGGAAAAAGGCGCTGGAAGAGTATGAGCAGCCGGCGATGGAGCCGGACAGGCTGGAGGCGCTGGAGGCCTATGTGGCCAAGCGCAAGGAGGAGATTGGGGGAGGCGAGCCGTGA
- a CDS encoding fumarylacetoacetate hydrolase family protein: MSDFVFPPAPVATVPIDDGRLFPVRRIFCVGRNYAAHALEMGGAPDREPPFFFTKPADAVVTGGADVPYPTATANLHHEMELVVAIGQGGADISEADALDHVFGYAAGIDLTRRDLQDEAKAARRPWDMSKGFDHSAPIGDIAPAARIGHPAKGAIALAVDGALRQSSDISLMVWSVPEIVAYLSRLVRLEAGDLIFTGTPEGVGAVKAGETMEGKIEGIGTVTAKIVGR; encoded by the coding sequence ATGTCCGACTTCGTGTTCCCGCCAGCTCCGGTCGCTACCGTCCCGATCGACGACGGCCGGCTGTTTCCTGTCCGGCGCATCTTCTGCGTCGGCCGCAACTACGCCGCGCACGCGTTGGAGATGGGCGGCGCGCCCGACCGTGAGCCGCCCTTCTTCTTCACCAAGCCGGCCGACGCCGTCGTCACCGGCGGCGCCGACGTGCCCTATCCGACCGCGACCGCCAATTTGCACCACGAGATGGAGCTGGTCGTCGCCATCGGCCAGGGCGGCGCCGACATCTCCGAAGCTGACGCGCTCGACCATGTCTTCGGCTATGCCGCCGGCATCGACCTGACCCGCCGCGACCTGCAGGACGAGGCGAAGGCCGCCCGCCGCCCCTGGGACATGTCGAAGGGCTTCGACCACTCCGCCCCCATCGGCGACATCGCGCCGGCCGCCCGCATCGGTCACCCGGCGAAGGGCGCCATCGCGCTCGCCGTCGACGGCGCCCTGCGTCAGTCTTCGGACATCTCGCTGATGGTCTGGTCCGTCCCCGAAATCGTCGCCTACCTCTCCCGCCTCGTGCGGCTCGAAGCCGGCGACCTGATCTTCACCGGCACGCCCGAAGGCGTCGGGGCCGTGAAGGCGGGAGAGACGATGGAAGGAAAGATCGAAGGGATCGGCACGGTGACGGCGAAGATCGTCGGGCGATAA